AGACCATATAGTCTACACTCTGGTAAGATCGTCTTATACTCTGGTATGATCTTCCTACATAACCAGTTTTATTAAAGCTCGGCACCAGTTATTAGAACCAGCTGAGCCAACATTTTATTAAGATTCATTCAAATGGGATGCTGGTTTATTATAGGGCTTAAATCAATCAAAAAATTGTGCTTCTTAGTCTTAAAGACTACTAATCAGAGACACTGACAAATTTGGATTAGATTTACCTGTTTGGAAAATGTCTGGGCACCTGCACCACTTCTCCAATGGCATCAGAGTTTGAGCGGGCTACTCCGCAGATGTCCAGTTTTTTGTAACACTCCTCTTGCACTTCAGTAATCATTTTCTGGAAGGTGCCACAGCGTCGGATGGTCTGAAAAACCTTGGAGGTGATGCCATTGGCGATGCACTTGATGCTCTCCTTGAAAAAAGTCTTACCCTATATATAAGATTCAAATActttgtcattaaaaatgacttttctcatatatttaattattatttatttagttatatatttaattattttattacctCTGTGTTAAAAACTGCTGCTGCATGGAGAAAGATGTTACAGATATCATGCATACCAGTGGTGTCACAGGTAGAATTTTCCAGACAGGAGAATTTACTACAACCCACTTGTGGAGCATTGTTCAGACAGCGAACCACTTCTGCTAGAGCATATAAAATACCAACTTAAACACtttaacaatataaataaaatattctaaaaattcTGTGTACTCCTGTGAGTGAACTAAACAAAATGTATAACATATTTTGGAAACTAGATGGAATACTTACCTGGACTGTTGGCTGAGAAACGAGTTTTTCTTATTGCAGGTGCATACTGCTCTGTTTCAATGGCAGATAAAGATGAGATAAGGAATATGAGGAAAAGAATTCTTAGGAGCATTTTTTTCTGGCCAAAGGTGTCTTTTCCTGACTTAGaccttatttttttgtttgaggctTGAAGGGAAACATTGGTTTATATAGCTTGCTAGTTTTAGATTAACAGGTCATTAATCCTTAATATGGTTACCGCTCAATCGGAGATAAGTATCTCACAGGTAGGTCAAACCTGAACAGATCCAAAAACTTTCCATAGtctcataaatattcatgaatctTATTTAAAGTCTCAAGTAGTTTCCAATGAGTCTAGTAAGTCTGTTGTGCCTCCTTTTTGCCCCTTTTCTGTACTTCTTGATAAGTACTTACACTGTAACATACATCTGTCTATATTATGACCTTCAAtacacttaaaaacaaaacagtaatcTGGAGATATATAACCATATATTTATGGTTGAGTTCAGCAGAATTTGTCAGTTTTGTTTCCCAGTGAACATTGTTACAAAAGGGAACAATTCCATTCCTAGTGTATGCACTAAGACTAAGATTCTGAGTCCCAGACACTGGCAGGAAAGCTATTTGACAGCCTAGGTAAATTACAAGAATGAAAAGCCTATCTATTgcagtaattatttttattttacctcTGATAGGGTGAGATAAGACTTTTTATAATTTGATTATTCCACTGACAGTCACTGTGGTAGATAAAATAGGATTTATATGCTTAGCATTTCGGTTTACTGCAGATTTTGAACAAAATACAACCTGCCTACTAGAGCATACAACATCCCagatgaaaaagaaatacacttaaattgtgctttttttgaTGTGTGTATCATATTTTAATTGTACTATACTAAGTGCATAGTAAATGTGTTATTCTGGATCAACTTTAAGTATGTTAAGTGTTCTTTTAGATATGTTTAAGACCAATTTTAAGCTAattgcaatatattttaataacttagctgtatttaaaaaaacaattcaaataCCTTTACTctaatttaaattgaatttaaaatccACTTTTTTTCTATACTTGAAGTACAGATGGAATATATTTTAAGCTTCACTTTAATGTGTTTCCAGAACATTTTCAATAGCATATTAGCTCATTAGTAATTTATTACCAATATACTACAAGATCCACTATTAGTGTATTAAA
This is a stretch of genomic DNA from Pangasianodon hypophthalmus isolate fPanHyp1 chromosome 17, fPanHyp1.pri, whole genome shotgun sequence. It encodes these proteins:
- the stc1l gene encoding stanniocalcin 1, like isoform X2 — translated: MLLRILFLIFLISSLSAIETEQYAPAIRKTRFSANSPEVVRCLNNAPQVGCSKFSCLENSTCDTTGMHDICNIFLHAAAVFNTEGKTFFKESIKCIANGITSKVFQTIRRCGTFQKMITEVQEECYKKLDICGVARSNSDAIGEVVQVPRHFPNRYYSTLLQSLMDCDEETVEVVRSGLVARLGPDMLTLFQLLQKKPCPQDLGHGTAGMEGLEGFRWPMGAPMFKIQSDLHNREPNHLFAKKRSVEDKILNTKMLNTLKK
- the stc1l gene encoding stanniocalcin 1, like isoform X1, producing MLLRILFLIFLISSLSAIETEQYAPAIRKTRFSANSPAEVVRCLNNAPQVGCSKFSCLENSTCDTTGMHDICNIFLHAAAVFNTEGKTFFKESIKCIANGITSKVFQTIRRCGTFQKMITEVQEECYKKLDICGVARSNSDAIGEVVQVPRHFPNRYYSTLLQSLMDCDEETVEVVRSGLVARLGPDMLTLFQLLQKKPCPQDLGHGTAGMEGLEGFRWPMGAPMFKIQSDLHNREPNHLFAKKRSVEDKILNTKMLNTLKK